Proteins encoded in a region of the Candidatus Obscuribacter sp. genome:
- a CDS encoding response regulator, translating to MSSDEEFLQRLRAAFVEEGSEILQATTDALLDLALEVDYQAQINILSRILSNLHTLKGSARAVSDQDIVSVCQSIESLASQLKQMDQNNLPRALMIALDPLTEVIDNLNKLIIGTDQGLKDALDIKLAALNHKLTGLTTDEPKPDKPEPAPQPKVTEPSITQMQQMETGTFNVSELRSIIAASKGEALPQSIYKPSRSEVIPDTTVRVQVDRLDKLLLASEELLLLKAQLGQRLEQVYDLKEMIAKLSIKADPKTMEQTHKEATRLYRQTARDASNAALMISQFLDTAKTLTMQPMTTTLEVFPRLVRDLCRELKKECDLTVEGAHIEIDRRILERLKEPLLHIMRNALDHGIENPEARERAGKPRKAKMELIVKQLSLENLEILVTDDGAGVNARKVRQKALDLGLINKDEADTMSYAQSLGLIFRPDFSTRDEVSELSGRGIGLSIVKEKIEELAGRLEIASTEGAGTTFKIVLPTKMATFAGIMVEASGQNFVIPVAGLVRAMRVHPLALEMVEGRRTFFVDGKLIPIAHLSQALSINAQEAKSGSFKFLEILVVQSRERTAGIIVDHVLDQREFLVKKPGYPLQNLTNFSGATILTTGATALVIDIHQLVETVHHFKSSSKPQDSLLAGLLDSFEDKDEAKVTPDKSSILLVEDSITSRVLLKNIFESAGYTVQAANNGEEGLRALRHGHFSAVVSDVEMPVMDGLEMTRRIKGDAQLKTTPVILVTSLSSERDRKNGSDAGADAYFVKGDLDSTGLL from the coding sequence TTGTCCTCCGATGAAGAGTTTCTCCAGCGTCTAAGGGCGGCCTTTGTTGAAGAAGGCAGCGAGATTTTGCAGGCAACTACAGATGCCTTACTGGACCTCGCTTTAGAAGTCGATTATCAAGCCCAGATCAATATATTGAGCCGCATATTATCCAACCTCCATACCCTCAAGGGTAGTGCCAGAGCGGTAAGCGATCAAGACATAGTCTCAGTTTGCCAGAGCATAGAGTCACTGGCCTCGCAGCTCAAGCAAATGGATCAAAACAATCTGCCTCGCGCTTTGATGATTGCTCTCGATCCATTGACTGAAGTAATAGACAATCTCAACAAATTAATTATCGGTACCGACCAGGGTCTCAAAGACGCGCTCGATATCAAGCTTGCAGCACTCAATCATAAATTGACTGGTTTGACTACAGACGAGCCCAAGCCAGATAAACCAGAGCCTGCCCCTCAGCCAAAAGTAACTGAGCCATCAATAACGCAAATGCAACAGATGGAGACTGGCACTTTTAATGTCTCTGAATTGCGCTCGATTATCGCAGCTTCAAAAGGCGAAGCACTACCACAGTCGATTTATAAGCCAAGCCGCAGCGAAGTAATACCAGATACAACTGTGCGCGTGCAGGTAGATAGACTGGACAAATTGCTACTAGCCTCTGAAGAATTACTATTGCTAAAAGCCCAGCTCGGTCAAAGACTGGAGCAGGTTTATGACCTCAAAGAAATGATTGCCAAACTGTCAATCAAAGCTGATCCAAAAACAATGGAGCAAACTCACAAAGAGGCAACCAGGCTCTATCGCCAGACAGCGCGCGATGCTTCAAATGCTGCTTTGATGATCAGTCAATTTTTGGATACAGCCAAGACTCTTACCATGCAGCCCATGACCACCACCCTGGAGGTCTTCCCCAGATTGGTGCGAGATCTTTGCCGCGAGCTAAAAAAAGAATGTGACCTGACTGTCGAAGGCGCCCATATCGAGATTGACAGACGCATACTGGAGCGACTCAAAGAGCCGCTTTTGCATATTATGCGCAATGCACTGGATCATGGCATCGAAAATCCAGAAGCAAGAGAGCGCGCCGGTAAACCGCGTAAAGCAAAGATGGAGCTGATAGTAAAGCAGCTCTCGCTAGAAAACCTGGAAATACTGGTCACCGATGATGGTGCCGGAGTCAATGCTCGTAAAGTCAGACAAAAAGCTCTAGACTTGGGTCTCATAAACAAAGACGAAGCCGATACCATGTCTTATGCGCAAAGCCTGGGGCTTATATTCAGACCGGATTTTTCGACCAGAGATGAAGTATCGGAGCTATCGGGGCGGGGTATTGGCCTGTCTATTGTCAAAGAAAAAATCGAAGAGCTGGCAGGACGACTAGAAATTGCCAGCACCGAAGGAGCGGGCACAACCTTTAAAATTGTGCTGCCAACAAAAATGGCCACCTTTGCAGGCATAATGGTGGAAGCCTCAGGTCAAAATTTTGTTATACCAGTTGCTGGTCTGGTCAGAGCTATGCGCGTCCACCCACTGGCCTTAGAAATGGTCGAGGGGCGTCGTACCTTTTTTGTTGACGGTAAGTTAATACCAATAGCTCATTTAAGCCAGGCCCTGTCAATCAATGCTCAAGAAGCCAAAAGCGGTAGTTTCAAGTTTCTCGAAATACTGGTAGTGCAATCAAGAGAGCGTACAGCCGGCATCATTGTCGATCATGTACTTGATCAAAGAGAATTTTTAGTAAAAAAACCAGGCTATCCCCTGCAAAATCTCACCAATTTTAGTGGCGCCACAATCCTCACCACTGGTGCCACAGCCCTTGTCATTGACATTCATCAATTAGTTGAAACAGTGCATCATTTTAAGTCATCGAGTAAACCACAAGACTCGCTACTAGCAGGACTGCTTGACTCTTTTGAAGACAAAGACGAAGCCAAGGTTACCCCTGACAAATCTTCGATATTGCTTGTGGAAGACTCGATAACATCAAGAGTATTACTGAAAAACATTTTTGAATCAGCAGGCTATACTGTGCAAGCCGCAAACAATGGCGAGGAAGGTTTGAGGGCACTAAGACACGGGCATTTTAGCGCTGTTGTCTCAGATGTGGAAATGCCAGTAATGGATGGTCTGGAGATGACCAGGCGAATAAAAGGCGATGCCCAGCTAAAGACCACACCGGTAATACTTGTGACCTCGTTGTCCTCCGAGCGCGATCGCAAAAATGGCAGCGACGCTGGTGCTGATGCCTACTTTGTTAAAGGCGACCTTGATAGTACTGGACTTTTATAA
- the cheB gene encoding chemotaxis-specific protein-glutamate methyltransferase CheB translates to MSLEKPRQKLKILIVEDSLTAQKLLVNILEKDPDLSVIGVASSGEEALKMLKSLNPDVITMDIHMPGMNGLDVTRKIMETTPIPIIVVSASCLVDDVQRAFQLIEAGALTAIPKPIMTTAPDFETLASRLKQTVKDMSQVKVVRRWTKDRMEKIAPQAISSTSLTRLPGHHELDLIVIGASTGGPAAVANILKDLPANYPLPLVLVQHIAPGFLAGMVEWLSGSLKLKVKIAEDGETLKAGTLYLPQEGKHLTVNPRKVLKISQGEPVRGHRPAVSNLFKSAADNYASRALGILLTGMGKDGASELTLMKTGGATTICQDKESSVVHGMPGAAISLGGASHVLSLDAIATVLAHIGQRP, encoded by the coding sequence ATGAGCTTAGAAAAGCCTCGACAGAAACTCAAAATCCTCATTGTCGAAGACAGCCTGACAGCGCAAAAGTTGCTCGTCAATATCCTCGAAAAAGATCCTGATCTTTCAGTTATTGGTGTCGCTTCAAGTGGCGAAGAAGCACTAAAGATGCTGAAATCACTCAATCCAGATGTAATTACCATGGACATCCATATGCCCGGTATGAACGGTCTTGATGTCACTCGCAAAATCATGGAAACCACACCAATACCGATAATTGTAGTCAGTGCCAGTTGCCTGGTGGATGATGTGCAAAGAGCATTTCAGCTAATTGAAGCCGGTGCCCTGACTGCTATTCCCAAGCCAATAATGACGACTGCACCAGATTTTGAGACACTGGCATCGAGACTGAAGCAAACAGTTAAGGACATGTCTCAAGTAAAAGTAGTAAGACGCTGGACCAAAGACCGCATGGAAAAAATCGCACCACAAGCGATTTCATCCACCAGCTTGACCAGGCTGCCAGGTCACCATGAGCTGGATTTGATTGTTATTGGTGCTTCCACCGGCGGACCGGCAGCTGTTGCCAACATACTCAAAGACTTACCAGCAAACTACCCATTACCACTGGTACTGGTGCAACACATTGCTCCGGGCTTTTTAGCCGGCATGGTGGAATGGCTATCGGGCTCTCTTAAACTCAAAGTCAAAATCGCAGAAGATGGAGAGACATTAAAAGCCGGTACTCTCTATTTGCCTCAAGAGGGTAAGCATCTCACGGTAAATCCCCGTAAGGTCCTCAAAATAAGCCAGGGCGAACCAGTTAGAGGTCATAGACCGGCAGTATCAAACTTGTTTAAATCTGCAGCTGACAATTACGCCAGTCGTGCACTCGGCATTCTCCTCACAGGCATGGGCAAAGACGGCGCTAGCGAGCTTACATTGATGAAGACTGGTGGTGCCACCACCATCTGCCAGGATAAAGAAAGCTCAGTTGTGCACGGCATGCCTGGTGCCGCCATCAGCCTTGGTGGCGCATCGCACGTGCTTAGCCTGGACGCTATCGCCACAGTACTCGCACATATTGGTCAAAGACCCTGA
- a CDS encoding response regulator, whose protein sequence is MAHILLVEDTMTQALYMQHTLEKAGHRITLARSGAKALEALANETPDYLLSDINMPGMNGYELIGQIRAQQNHKNLPCLLLLTASSFDEAQQILDSQADGIIFKSGTAEKFVGQVTLALAALKEKPRLEQFFIQAYRQVLELVN, encoded by the coding sequence ATGGCTCATATTTTACTGGTTGAAGATACAATGACCCAGGCTCTTTACATGCAGCACACCCTGGAAAAAGCGGGACATAGAATCACTCTTGCTCGCTCCGGAGCAAAAGCCCTGGAAGCACTGGCAAACGAAACCCCAGATTATCTCCTGAGCGATATCAATATGCCGGGTATGAATGGTTATGAGTTAATCGGTCAAATCAGAGCGCAACAAAATCATAAAAATCTACCCTGCTTGCTTTTATTGACAGCCAGTAGTTTTGACGAAGCACAGCAAATATTGGACTCTCAAGCTGATGGCATCATCTTTAAGTCAGGCACTGCAGAAAAATTTGTCGGTCAAGTCACACTCGCCCTGGCTGCTCTCAAAGAAAAACCACGACTGGAACAGTTTTTTATCCAGGCTTACCGTCAGGTGCTGGAATTAGTTAACTAA
- a CDS encoding methyl-accepting chemotaxis protein yields the protein MSKKLFASAVVFVLLTLFICWQWWLLQNLIDTLPGNEAVTALKSANLYVGIAYILVMLTTAYTTYQVKRFLSSNVIEPLATLTGAAQKVGQGELNFPMPKAIGEDEIAVLTTAFDAMVDKLRTDTKQIAEAVEVLTSSVHQIVASTSQSAASSSQTAATVTETTVSAEEVRQTTMVATQKGRFVADLAQQAAQISLVGKNASDDTIHQMTSVREQMRAIASSMALLTEKSQAIAEITTSVDELSQQSNLLAVNASIEAARAGEMGKGFAVVAQEVKALSNQSKQATAEVRRILSDIQQAAAQAALSIEQGSRTVETAVRQSAEAGRSIESLAHSVSEAASAAVQIAAASQEQLTGIDQVVTAMQGIQEATKQHVYSSKQIEEAAHSLSSIQDVLESLLSRYRLN from the coding sequence ATGAGCAAAAAACTTTTTGCTTCTGCGGTGGTATTTGTACTCCTCACCCTTTTTATCTGTTGGCAATGGTGGCTACTGCAAAACCTGATCGATACTTTGCCAGGTAATGAGGCCGTAACAGCACTAAAATCCGCCAATCTATATGTAGGCATAGCCTATATCCTGGTCATGCTCACCACTGCTTATACGACCTATCAGGTCAAACGTTTTCTCTCGTCAAACGTAATCGAGCCACTGGCAACACTGACTGGCGCTGCTCAAAAAGTCGGACAGGGCGAGCTCAATTTTCCTATGCCCAAAGCTATTGGCGAAGATGAAATCGCTGTACTTACCACCGCCTTTGATGCCATGGTGGACAAACTGCGCACCGATACAAAACAAATTGCCGAAGCTGTAGAAGTCCTGACTAGCTCAGTGCATCAGATTGTGGCATCAACCAGCCAGAGTGCAGCAAGCTCAAGCCAGACAGCAGCTACAGTGACTGAGACAACAGTATCAGCCGAAGAAGTGAGACAGACCACCATGGTGGCCACACAAAAAGGTCGCTTTGTCGCCGATTTGGCCCAACAAGCAGCCCAAATCAGTCTTGTTGGTAAAAATGCTTCGGATGACACTATCCATCAGATGACTTCAGTACGGGAGCAAATGAGAGCGATTGCCTCATCCATGGCGCTGCTCACCGAAAAGAGCCAGGCCATCGCCGAAATAACTACCTCAGTAGACGAACTCTCTCAACAATCAAACTTGCTTGCCGTAAACGCCTCAATCGAAGCAGCCCGGGCTGGTGAAATGGGCAAAGGTTTTGCTGTTGTTGCCCAGGAAGTAAAGGCACTCTCCAATCAATCCAAACAAGCAACTGCTGAAGTCAGACGCATCTTGAGCGATATCCAGCAAGCTGCTGCCCAGGCAGCCCTATCCATCGAGCAAGGCAGCCGCACTGTGGAGACCGCTGTCAGACAATCGGCCGAAGCTGGACGCTCTATCGAATCACTGGCCCATTCAGTCTCAGAAGCAGCCAGTGCCGCTGTCCAGATTGCCGCAGCGAGCCAGGAGCAGTTAACTGGCATTGACCAGGTAGTAACCGCCATGCAAGGCATCCAGGAAGCCACTAAACAGCATGTTTATTCCAGTAAGCAAATAGAAGAAGCAGCTCACAGCCTCAGTTCTATTCAGGATGTACTGGAGTCGCTTTTGAGCCGCTATCGACTCAACTAA
- a CDS encoding chemotaxis protein CheW — protein MTSGSVSLLIFWLDENRYAVPLEQVEQVHPAVEVTSTTTSSSASPGDFLGFVSVHGTVVPVIDIRVHFGLPPCQIEVHHMMIVARDGEQMLAFFVDRVEDVISYNREQVVIADTMLYANSKVKILSLDNGLVELSDLRDYLGLKARQWQERRS, from the coding sequence ATGACTTCTGGCAGTGTCTCGCTTTTGATCTTCTGGCTAGACGAAAACCGTTACGCCGTGCCCTTAGAGCAAGTCGAGCAGGTTCATCCCGCCGTGGAGGTGACCAGTACTACCACTTCTTCTTCTGCCAGTCCTGGTGATTTTTTGGGCTTTGTCTCTGTGCATGGCACAGTGGTGCCAGTGATTGATATAAGGGTGCATTTTGGTCTGCCTCCCTGTCAAATCGAAGTACATCATATGATGATTGTGGCGCGCGACGGCGAGCAGATGCTGGCGTTTTTTGTGGATAGAGTCGAAGACGTCATTAGCTACAACAGAGAGCAGGTGGTAATCGCCGATACAATGCTCTATGCCAATAGTAAAGTCAAAATACTGAGTCTGGACAATGGTCTAGTGGAGTTGAGTGATTTGCGCGACTATCTCGGTCTAAAAGCCAGGCAGTGGCAGGAGAGACGCTCTTAG
- a CDS encoding FAD-binding oxidoreductase: MTGSQKNSNQNVSGYSLEAKKSFLSFDGGVHADGTLARPNSNNLKDFVEIEHKLLKRQKPRIPMGAGLSFAAPQFGEGVVSVDHRPFTSVLGFDPETGFVEVESGCTMAHLYNYLIDKGRYLVTQPGYPSITVGGCIAVDVHGKNQMRDGTCIKQVASLKLYHPAYGVIEASPEVNKEVFELTCGGYGLTGHILSAILKTKPVSSRKMALIKLPFDDVEMTPRILRECAKNNDFVVSWHDLTASGAAFGRGFLMMGKFFPEGQSDGNEYVAKMATSWKLDAQARKWQGLPTFGTSFYSLPFTRLMNVLYGTTSRAREEATTIAIYDCLQPMTTLREYYYKMFGVAGFHECQLIIPEHKFSIYLERIRWAINKFEIPVTLASGKYFSGDSKLLRFDGTGVCFALNFPRCAGGALFLKFLDELCIEEGFLPYIVKDSRLPLRVVASTYGDNYLDFRNRLKSFDSERLFQSEVSRRLEL, translated from the coding sequence GTGACAGGCAGTCAAAAAAATAGTAACCAGAATGTCAGTGGCTATAGTCTAGAAGCTAAAAAGTCATTTTTGTCCTTTGATGGTGGCGTCCATGCTGATGGCACTCTGGCTAGACCCAACTCCAACAATCTCAAAGACTTTGTCGAAATTGAGCACAAACTACTGAAGCGACAAAAGCCGCGCATACCGATGGGGGCTGGCTTGAGTTTTGCTGCCCCACAGTTTGGTGAGGGTGTTGTTTCAGTCGATCATCGACCCTTTACCAGCGTCCTCGGTTTTGATCCTGAGACTGGTTTTGTCGAAGTCGAGTCTGGTTGCACCATGGCTCATCTGTACAATTATTTGATTGATAAGGGTCGGTATCTGGTCACTCAACCAGGCTATCCGTCCATCACCGTGGGTGGTTGCATCGCAGTTGATGTGCACGGCAAAAATCAAATGCGCGATGGTACATGTATCAAACAAGTGGCATCTCTAAAGCTCTATCATCCTGCCTATGGCGTTATCGAAGCCAGTCCTGAGGTCAATAAAGAAGTCTTTGAACTGACCTGTGGTGGTTATGGTCTGACCGGTCATATCCTCTCGGCCATACTCAAAACAAAGCCCGTTAGCTCACGCAAAATGGCCCTTATAAAACTGCCTTTTGATGATGTCGAAATGACACCGCGTATTTTGCGTGAATGTGCTAAAAACAACGATTTTGTTGTCTCCTGGCATGATCTTACCGCCAGTGGCGCTGCCTTTGGGCGCGGCTTTTTGATGATGGGCAAATTCTTCCCCGAAGGTCAAAGCGACGGCAATGAATATGTCGCCAAAATGGCTACAAGCTGGAAGCTCGATGCTCAGGCTCGCAAATGGCAGGGACTGCCTACTTTTGGTACATCGTTTTATAGCTTGCCATTTACACGTCTGATGAATGTACTTTATGGCACCACCAGTAGAGCTAGAGAAGAAGCTACCACTATTGCTATTTACGATTGTCTGCAACCGATGACTACGTTGCGTGAGTACTACTACAAGATGTTTGGTGTAGCCGGGTTTCACGAGTGCCAGCTGATTATTCCGGAGCACAAATTTAGTATCTATTTAGAGCGAATCAGATGGGCAATCAACAAATTTGAGATACCGGTTACTCTTGCTTCTGGTAAATATTTCAGTGGTGATTCCAAGCTTTTGCGCTTTGACGGTACTGGTGTTTGCTTTGCCTTAAACTTTCCTAGATGCGCTGGTGGTGCATTGTTTTTGAAGTTTTTAGATGAGCTTTGTATAGAAGAAGGCTTTTTGCCCTATATCGTCAAGGATAGCCGTCTGCCACTGCGCGTAGTGGCAAGCACTTATGGCGATAATTATCTAGACTTCCGCAATCGCCTCAAATCATTTGATTCTGAGCGTTTATTTCAATCTGAAGTCAGCCGTCGTCTGGAGCTTTGA
- a CDS encoding glycosyltransferase family 2 protein gives MLPRLTIICPVCDEESTVNIFFDRIEPVMAELAPKYDCSLVFTNNASTDGTVAAITKIREKYKNVYLITISKNVGYQASLECGLRTAKGDVFVFIDVDLEDPPEMIKDFVHWHEQGFDIVYGERRDRDEPTHIKLARKFFYRVLKAVADDDVVLDMAEFSLMAAHVRDAVVKDHTSFPFIRASIGRVGFKRKGLPYKRHRRAGGQTHFRLLGMLYFATAGILSSSTLFLRLPIYTLPIWLVALTASAICRVYVDSKWLDAFILLLVCSYIGTAISFIAIYVGRTYKNSLGRPNFVIDHEHSFLQE, from the coding sequence ATGCTTCCCCGGCTGACCATTATCTGTCCAGTTTGCGACGAAGAATCTACTGTCAACATTTTTTTTGACCGCATTGAGCCGGTCATGGCCGAGCTTGCTCCAAAGTATGACTGCTCTCTTGTCTTTACTAACAATGCCTCCACTGACGGCACAGTGGCGGCAATAACCAAAATTAGAGAAAAGTACAAAAATGTCTATCTGATCACAATAAGCAAAAACGTCGGTTATCAAGCCTCTCTCGAATGTGGTCTGCGCACTGCCAAGGGTGATGTTTTTGTTTTTATCGATGTGGACTTAGAAGACCCGCCTGAGATGATCAAAGACTTTGTGCACTGGCATGAGCAGGGCTTTGACATCGTCTATGGCGAGCGCCGCGACCGTGATGAGCCTACTCATATCAAACTGGCTCGCAAGTTTTTTTACCGAGTCCTAAAGGCCGTCGCTGACGACGATGTTGTACTCGACATGGCTGAGTTTTCGCTGATGGCGGCTCATGTGCGCGATGCTGTTGTCAAAGACCACACCTCTTTTCCGTTTATTAGAGCTTCTATTGGCCGAGTAGGCTTTAAGCGCAAAGGTCTGCCGTACAAGCGCCATCGCCGGGCTGGAGGGCAGACCCACTTCAGACTGCTTGGTATGCTTTATTTCGCTACTGCAGGCATTTTGAGTTCGTCTACACTCTTTCTCAGATTGCCGATCTATACTTTACCAATCTGGTTAGTGGCTTTGACTGCCTCTGCTATTTGCCGCGTTTATGTGGATAGCAAATGGCTCGATGCCTTTATTTTGCTACTTGTCTGTTCTTATATCGGCACGGCAATTAGCTTTATCGCCATATATGTCGGTCGCACCTACAAAAACAGTCTTGGCCGTCCTAACTTTGTTATAGATCATGAGCACTCCTTTTTGCAGGAATAG
- a CDS encoding undecaprenyl/decaprenyl-phosphate alpha-N-acetylglucosaminyl 1-phosphate transferase: MQEVPSVREQTASSEISMTEMEPDLEVSQDKTPRSRASNLSIRICQLLVLAIGFWWAFVPAHQRLDQAQIPGFLIALAASWWLTPEIRSRAVKLKLLDKPGEDRRIHKVAVPRLGGVAIYISILATVVTLIAIAGRLPKDARFVEGIAGIAVGGTIIFVLGLMDDLENLKAKTKLLVQILAACAAYSLGVRIKAIPIPLNFDIDLGFIHLGHGAPIELGMLSLPLTVLWLVGVANAVNLIDGMDGLAAGVSAISGLTIWSVALGDSISRPYAALMAAVMAGALLGFLRWNFNPARIFLGDSGAYLTGFILAAISITGVIKGAAAATVIVPTSLLVVLILFFPLLDTTWAIVRRAAKGKSIFSPDRLHIHHRLLDAGFDQKKVAYIIYGASAILGLVATIFVQQQWYYLKLLAGVLVMALFFAEVLNRHRQKSSKNIAPRE; the protein is encoded by the coding sequence ATGCAAGAAGTTCCCTCTGTACGAGAACAAACTGCAAGCAGTGAGATAAGCATGACTGAGATGGAGCCTGATCTCGAAGTCAGTCAGGATAAGACTCCCCGGTCGCGCGCGTCTAATCTGTCAATCCGTATTTGTCAGCTACTTGTGTTGGCGATTGGTTTTTGGTGGGCTTTTGTACCGGCCCATCAAAGACTGGATCAAGCGCAAATCCCTGGCTTTTTGATTGCACTGGCAGCGAGCTGGTGGCTTACTCCTGAAATCCGCAGTCGGGCAGTCAAACTCAAATTGCTTGATAAACCAGGTGAAGACAGACGTATCCATAAAGTGGCAGTACCCAGATTGGGTGGCGTTGCTATCTATATAAGTATTCTGGCTACTGTAGTTACTCTCATTGCTATAGCCGGGCGTTTGCCTAAGGACGCGCGATTTGTTGAGGGCATTGCCGGCATTGCTGTCGGTGGCACGATTATCTTTGTGCTGGGTTTAATGGACGACCTCGAAAACCTCAAAGCCAAAACCAAGCTACTGGTCCAGATACTGGCTGCTTGTGCAGCTTATTCACTTGGTGTGCGTATCAAAGCGATTCCGATACCGCTCAATTTTGATATCGATCTTGGTTTTATCCACTTGGGTCATGGTGCACCAATTGAGCTTGGCATGCTCAGCCTGCCTCTCACAGTTTTGTGGCTAGTGGGTGTGGCCAATGCTGTTAACTTGATTGATGGTATGGATGGACTGGCTGCTGGAGTCTCGGCTATTAGCGGGCTGACTATCTGGAGTGTGGCTCTGGGTGATAGTATTTCGCGCCCTTATGCAGCCCTTATGGCAGCGGTTATGGCTGGTGCTTTGCTCGGCTTTTTGCGCTGGAACTTTAATCCTGCTCGTATCTTCTTAGGTGATTCTGGTGCTTACTTAACTGGCTTCATTCTTGCGGCCATATCCATCACCGGGGTTATCAAGGGGGCGGCGGCTGCCACTGTGATTGTGCCGACCTCCTTACTTGTGGTTTTGATTTTGTTTTTCCCTCTGCTTGATACCACCTGGGCGATAGTCAGACGAGCGGCAAAAGGCAAGTCGATTTTTTCGCCGGATCGTCTCCACATCCACCACCGTCTTTTGGATGCAGGTTTTGACCAGAAGAAAGTGGCTTATATAATCTATGGCGCCTCTGCAATTCTTGGGCTTGTCGCTACTATTTTTGTACAGCAGCAGTGGTATTACCTCAAGCTTTTGGCTGGTGTGCTTGTGATGGCACTCTTTTTTGCCGAAGTGCTTAATAGACACAGACAGAAGAGCAGCAAAAATATCGCTCCGAGGGAATAA
- a CDS encoding serine hydroxymethyltransferase, giving the protein MNLSLLQTDPELQALIASELNRQKNSIELIASENFVSESVLEAQGSVLTNKYAEGLPGKRYYGGCHFVDGVETLAINRVKQMFGAPHANVQPHSGAQANMAVAFAMLKPGDTILGMALDQGGHLTHGSPVNMSGKWFDAKFYGVDAATGRIDYDGVQKIASEVKPKLIICGASNYPRIIDFAKFRAIADSVGAYLMADVAHIAGLIVAGLHPNPFPHAHFVTTTTHKTLRGPRGGVVMCQEEFATQIDKAVFPGIQGGPLMHVIAAKAAAFGEALKPDFNTYQKHIQDNARQLAESLIAEGLAIVSGGTDNHLMTVDLRPIKMTGKKACAILEEVNITTNKNAIPNDPEKPMVTSGIRLGTPAVTSRGMQVAEMKVIAHAIGETLKAPEDEAVRKKTLSTVEDLCKKFPLYENKLQAVR; this is encoded by the coding sequence AACTTGAGTCTTTTGCAAACCGATCCAGAGTTGCAAGCACTTATAGCTAGCGAGCTGAATCGTCAAAAAAATAGTATCGAGCTGATTGCCAGCGAAAACTTTGTCAGCGAGTCAGTGCTTGAAGCTCAGGGCTCAGTGTTGACCAACAAGTATGCCGAGGGACTGCCCGGCAAAAGATATTATGGCGGCTGTCACTTTGTTGATGGTGTCGAGACACTTGCTATCAACCGTGTCAAACAAATGTTTGGTGCCCCGCATGCCAATGTCCAGCCCCACAGTGGTGCTCAGGCCAATATGGCAGTGGCTTTTGCCATGCTCAAGCCCGGTGATACCATCCTTGGTATGGCGCTTGATCAAGGCGGCCACCTCACCCATGGTTCGCCAGTAAATATGTCTGGCAAATGGTTTGATGCCAAGTTTTATGGTGTTGATGCTGCCACTGGTCGCATTGACTATGATGGTGTGCAAAAAATTGCCAGCGAAGTCAAACCTAAGCTAATAATTTGCGGTGCCAGTAATTATCCTCGCATTATCGACTTTGCCAAATTTAGAGCAATTGCCGATTCTGTTGGTGCCTATCTGATGGCCGATGTCGCTCACATCGCTGGATTGATTGTCGCTGGTTTGCATCCTAATCCATTTCCTCATGCCCATTTTGTCACCACCACCACTCACAAGACCTTGCGTGGTCCCAGGGGCGGAGTGGTGATGTGTCAGGAGGAATTTGCCACACAAATCGATAAGGCCGTTTTTCCTGGTATTCAGGGCGGTCCATTGATGCATGTTATCGCTGCCAAAGCGGCTGCTTTTGGTGAAGCTCTTAAACCAGACTTCAACACCTACCAGAAGCATATTCAAGATAATGCCAGACAACTGGCTGAGTCTTTGATTGCTGAAGGTTTAGCGATTGTGTCGGGTGGTACAGATAACCATCTGATGACTGTTGATTTGCGTCCAATCAAGATGACAGGCAAGAAAGCTTGTGCCATATTGGAAGAAGTAAATATCACCACAAACAAAAACGCCATACCCAACGATCCCGAAAAACCAATGGTCACTAGCGGTATCAGACTTGGTACGCCAGCAGTCACTTCTAGAGGGATGCAAGTGGCCGAAATGAAAGTTATCGCCCATGCCATCGGTGAAACACTGAAGGCGCCTGAAGATGAAGCTGTCCGTAAGAAAACTCTGAGCACTGTCGAGGACTTATGCAAGAAGTTCCCTCTGTACGAGAACAAACTGCAAGCAGTGAGATAA